One genomic region from Euzebya tangerina encodes:
- a CDS encoding RNA polymerase sigma factor, which translates to MDTRAWEDNVALSAFCQAIHPKIRSALLLQTGDAALADDLSQETLCRVIERWDSVMMMESPEGWAFTVAFNLSRSWWRRVASRRRAVDRITRDSREVDEPDPSVVPWVRDAIAALPPRQREVIVLRYYADLDVAETAEAMGCAPGTVKSLSSKARTALSAALAVEDDPQPSRVRGRGLTSGGTVDGVGTTGPGGLR; encoded by the coding sequence TTCTGCCAGGCAATCCATCCGAAGATCCGCAGCGCACTGCTGCTGCAGACCGGTGATGCGGCCCTCGCCGACGACCTGTCCCAGGAGACGCTGTGTCGGGTCATCGAGCGCTGGGACAGCGTCATGATGATGGAGAGTCCCGAGGGGTGGGCGTTCACCGTGGCCTTCAATCTGTCGCGGTCGTGGTGGCGGAGGGTGGCCTCGCGGCGACGTGCCGTGGATCGGATCACCCGGGACTCGCGCGAGGTCGACGAACCTGACCCCAGCGTCGTCCCCTGGGTCCGCGACGCAATCGCCGCACTGCCACCCCGGCAACGCGAGGTCATCGTGCTCCGCTACTACGCGGATCTCGACGTGGCCGAGACCGCCGAGGCCATGGGCTGCGCCCCCGGGACGGTCAAGTCGCTGTCCAGCAAGGCGCGAACAGCCCTGTCAGCGGCGCTCGCCGTCGAGGACGACCCGCAGCCGTCCCGCGTTCGGGGCCGGGGCTTGACGAGTGGTGGCACAGTGGATGGCGTCGGGACCACCGGGCCCGGAGGACTGCGATGA